A part of Brachybacterium faecium DSM 4810 genomic DNA contains:
- a CDS encoding hypothetical protein (TIGRFAM: Tat (twin-arginine translocation) pathway signal sequence), with protein MDRRQFTAATAALGAPAVAGAAIPAAADDSTAPAEEPSGPQYFGYYRVWNDTSAKDSEGRTSMAQIPAEVDLVFAFAEVTAEDEGAFPTVLRNGYVRALHAKGTRVVGTVFVDKLLDPDYPNTDEGHRQLAEHLVATYVTDLGLDGLDIDVERDFTDAELERARGVFTHLSAQLGPRSGTSRLLIYDTNQDGDTALFAHAADLVDYVLVQSYGRSVEGLQATWETYQELIDPSQYFIGFSFYEERGATWGDVDQPIENSRAYAYAQWQPDGARKGGIFCYALDRDGVAEGDDEMQPTDYSWSTTLKDVMTQES; from the coding sequence ATGGACCGACGACAGTTCACCGCTGCGACCGCAGCTCTCGGCGCACCGGCCGTCGCCGGTGCCGCGATCCCCGCCGCGGCCGACGACAGCACCGCCCCCGCTGAGGAGCCGAGCGGGCCGCAGTACTTCGGCTACTACCGGGTCTGGAACGACACCTCCGCGAAGGACTCCGAGGGCCGCACCTCCATGGCGCAGATCCCGGCGGAGGTCGATCTCGTGTTCGCCTTCGCCGAGGTGACCGCGGAGGATGAGGGCGCGTTCCCCACGGTGCTGCGCAACGGGTACGTGCGCGCCCTGCACGCCAAGGGCACACGCGTGGTCGGGACCGTCTTCGTGGACAAGCTCCTGGACCCCGACTACCCGAACACCGACGAGGGGCACCGGCAGCTCGCCGAGCACCTCGTGGCGACCTACGTGACCGACCTCGGCCTGGACGGCCTGGACATCGACGTGGAGCGCGACTTCACCGACGCGGAGCTGGAGCGGGCCCGCGGGGTCTTCACGCACCTCAGCGCGCAGCTGGGCCCGCGCTCGGGCACGTCGCGCCTGCTCATCTACGACACCAACCAGGACGGCGACACCGCGCTGTTCGCTCACGCCGCGGATCTCGTGGACTACGTGCTGGTGCAGTCCTACGGTCGGTCCGTCGAGGGCCTGCAGGCCACGTGGGAGACGTACCAGGAGCTCATCGACCCCTCGCAGTACTTCATCGGCTTCTCCTTCTACGAGGAGCGGGGCGCGACCTGGGGTGACGTGGACCAGCCGATCGAGAACAGCCGCGCCTACGCCTACGCGCAGTGGCAGCCCGACGGGGCGCGCAAGGGCGGGATCTTCTGCTACGCCCTGGACCGTGACGGCGTGGCCGAGGGCGACGACGAGATGCAGCCGACCGACTACTCCTGGTCCACGACGCTCAAGGACGTGATGACCCAGGAGAGCTGA
- a CDS encoding dipeptidase A (PFAM: Peptidase family C69) — MPCTTLLVGRHASADGSPLVARTEDSSNGTFDPKRVVVVRPEDQPRTYTSVIGRRRIELPQEPLRYTSIPNVLPDEGIWGCAGINAANVAMSATETITSNPRVLGADPLVEHVPAVGEPGTPGYRPEQPGGFGEEDFVTLVLPYIRTAREGVERLGALLTEHGTYEMNGIAFSDETDIWWLETVGGHHWIARRVPEDHYVTMPNQLGIDSFDLDDAEGPGRDHLASRDLRAFLRDHHLDLTVRDSADESASVFNPREAFGSHSEHDHVYNTPRAWYMQRTLNPTSEDWDSGLPGASPHSDTLPWSRRPERLLTLEDVKDVLSSHYQGTVFDPYSPRGTEAERRAFRPIGINRHNALAILQIRPGLPESFRALQWVCFASNPFNTLIPMFTNVEETPAYLATTGEAVSTDSFYWTSRLIAALADAHHAETLPDIERYQLRTLALGHAAVRAADEAAAGTGSAEEVPALLAAANTAIAEQIREATDALLGSVLFTASNRMRNRFSRSDE; from the coding sequence ATGCCCTGCACCACCCTCCTCGTCGGCCGCCATGCCAGCGCCGACGGCTCGCCGCTGGTCGCCCGCACCGAGGACTCCTCGAACGGCACCTTCGACCCGAAGCGCGTCGTGGTGGTGCGCCCGGAGGATCAGCCGCGCACGTACACCTCCGTGATCGGTCGGCGCAGGATCGAGCTGCCGCAGGAGCCGCTGCGGTACACCTCGATCCCGAACGTCCTGCCCGATGAGGGGATCTGGGGCTGCGCCGGGATCAACGCGGCGAACGTCGCGATGAGCGCCACGGAGACCATCACCTCCAACCCGCGGGTGCTCGGCGCGGACCCGCTGGTCGAGCACGTCCCGGCCGTCGGCGAACCCGGCACGCCCGGGTACCGGCCGGAGCAGCCCGGCGGCTTCGGCGAGGAGGACTTCGTGACGCTCGTGCTGCCCTACATCCGCACCGCCCGCGAGGGCGTGGAGCGTCTGGGCGCGCTGCTGACCGAGCACGGCACCTACGAGATGAACGGGATCGCGTTCAGCGACGAGACCGACATCTGGTGGCTGGAGACTGTTGGCGGGCATCACTGGATCGCGCGGCGCGTGCCCGAGGACCACTACGTGACGATGCCGAACCAGCTGGGCATCGACTCCTTCGACCTCGACGACGCGGAGGGCCCCGGCCGGGACCATCTCGCGAGCCGTGATCTGCGTGCCTTCCTGCGCGATCACCACCTGGATCTCACCGTCCGCGATAGCGCTGATGAGAGCGCGTCGGTGTTCAACCCGCGCGAGGCCTTCGGCTCCCATTCGGAGCACGACCACGTCTACAACACGCCCCGCGCCTGGTACATGCAGCGCACCCTGAACCCCACCAGCGAGGACTGGGACAGCGGGCTCCCCGGCGCGAGCCCGCACTCCGACACCCTGCCCTGGAGCCGCCGACCCGAGCGCCTGCTCACCCTCGAAGACGTCAAAGACGTGCTCAGCTCCCACTACCAGGGCACCGTGTTCGACCCGTACTCACCCCGCGGCACCGAGGCCGAGCGCCGCGCCTTCCGCCCCATCGGCATCAACCGCCACAACGCGCTCGCGATCCTGCAGATCCGGCCCGGCCTGCCCGAATCCTTCCGGGCCCTGCAATGGGTGTGCTTCGCCTCGAACCCGTTCAACACGCTGATCCCGATGTTCACGAACGTCGAAGAGACCCCGGCATACCTCGCCACCACCGGCGAAGCGGTGAGCACCGACAGCTTCTACTGGACCTCACGGCTCATCGCCGCACTGGCCGACGCGCACCACGCCGAGACCCTCCCCGACATCGAGCGCTACCAGCTGCGAACCCTCGCCCTCGGGCACGCCGCGGTGCGCGCAGCCGATGAGGCCGCCGCCGGGACCGGCAGCGCCGAGGAGGTCCCGGCGCTGCTGGCCGCGGCGAACACCGCCATCGCCGAGCAGATCCGCGAGGCGACCGACGCGCTGCTGGGCTCGGTGCTGTTCACGGCCAGCAACCGGATGAGGAACCGGTTCTCCCGCTCGGACGAGTGA